ATTCATGCGCGTGTCCTTGTCACTCACTAACTAACTCATAAATTACGGGCCATTTGTTAAGTCTTTTGCCGAGGTAACAAAAGGTTTATGAAAAGACCATCCCTTAATTAAAAACCCAATTCTCTATTTTAATTAACTGAAATTGATCGGACGAGAAGGAAGTGCGATTCAACGGTAACCAAGTAGCAAAGTACACCTTTTGGCTTCAAATACCTGTCTTGTTAGTTTTCATTAAACTCTTCAGTACTTAATTTCAAAGAGTAAAGCAAGGTTATGTATCTAAATATTCAAGTCTTGCGCAGGTAGCGTTCGTTGTTTTCGCTGTTTTCTCTTCGATATGATCAAGTAATTATATCCGCACAATCCCGAATCAAGGATCGATGGGAACTTTTCGTGTACCTCTCTTGGAAGAAAATGGGGGTTTCTTTACGCTCCTACGGAGTACGTGAAAAAGTTCTCTGTTCAGTCTATCGTCCTTACGCAACAAGACAATAACGTCTAATTTCAGATATCATTGCAAAGGCTgaattttctcctcagttattcaaAAACCCTGAGCTTTGATGTGGCTCTGGTTTCAACTCACAACCGTCGGAATTCTTAGAAAAAAAGATCATTTGTTACACGAACAATATTATCAAACCTTGGCAATATAAAGGTGagcagacacgaggggtcatgttgcggtgacaaaaaacttgtgtagtgcacactgaggcgacCTGTAGCGGgaacatgtagcagggacaaaatcacaacttggcacacacatgaaaatgttgcaggTACATGTTTCAgtgatatgttgcagcgacatgtcccctcgtgtgaactgataTGTTTATAACtgtgcaacaccaatttggGGGGTGATTTTGTCCCCGAGACGTGTCCCATGAGGTCCagcacatgttgtgattttgttcCTGCTACATATCCCCGCTACAAGACCCTAATGCATGTCGTCTCAGTGTGTACTACACACCTTGTTGTCGCTGCaccatagaccactttcataaatggcaaccTACTTTatgttcttttgtatttatgttaattagacctactgccctcattttgaaacaaatattcttttaaaatttgctcgtcgtagcgaggctagaagggactaattaacattaaaacaaaagaatattttatttgaccgctattatgaaagaggtctatgtcCCTGCAACCATGAGCCCTCTTGTCTGCCCACctttataatgtagcattcacatttaaatgatattgaAATACCTGAAATGAAACGCTTTATTCCCAATGAgtttgaattggatacaacattgagttagccgatttggtctattgttttttttccctcaaaacttggtttaaaaataaacacttttctgacgctgatgggagCAAACCtcataccagattcttactcttgggtaatagACTCTTGTCTTTACCTAGTAGTGTAATATCATGTAGGGTTTGGATGGCCCAATACTGATATTGGGTAGAGTGCAGTGTTGCTGATTAGTGTAGCTATTGTATTCAAGGAAAAGCGATGGGCACGCCTTTTGTCatcaaactcgtatgttaatgagacaaaacttaattaaacaatgacgtcagcaaagattcgccTCGCATGCCCCCCAAAAGCAGTAATGCCCAGTTTATAGCCTTCCACACATTTATTTGTTCATGAAGTCgtttattttttaatcattattttcttcatcaaaacTTACTGAACTAATCCTAGGGCACAAAAAAACGGGgagaaattaatttaaaacagaATTGcagttgtacatgtagttgttcaGTCTTCAGTGCCAGCCTTACGTTGTGTGTCGTAAGACTTAGTTTAAAAAGTAGGGCTTGCGTCCATTGAACTCCTCTTCTCTCGTACGTCTTAGCTTGTGTGCTGTGGAAGCTGTTTCTTCTGGAACATCAAATAACCCCGCTTCTTCTTCAGATGCATCCGGGACTTTCTCTTCCTCGTCAAGAGAACGACGAATGTCTGAAACGAGACGGTTTAAAGAGAGCGGGCAAgaaagtgataattattatcacAACAAGGTATTGGGCTAATACAGCCGTTTTAATTGATTGTCGAAAGTTATTCCAGGTTGATTGGTTTTACAATACTTGGCTGACTCTTTGGCCTTCAAAATTTCACTTCACATTCGTTGGCTTGAGTTCCGCGGTAGCACCggttgcatgcatttttttgtGCAACTGCTTTCTTTGATTAGATTGCTTAAATCCATTTTGAGCGGTTAAAACTATTACCCAGTTTTAGGCTGTACGGCAGTACAGTGAAATCCGCTTTTAAACGTACCGTACCGTCAAGTAATCCCTCTCTCAATCACAGCTAAGAAATACGAAATGTGTCTGGTTCAAGAAATGAAAGCTGGGCCAAACCTGTGGGTGTGACCGTTCAAATGAAAGTTATCCTGTCGGTGTGATCATTCTTGAACGTTATTAGCAATACTTTCCATTGAAGCTGATCATCATGTTGAAAAAGGCGATTCTGAGGGTGAAATCAGCTTAAAGTGTCATCATTTAAATGAAAGCAAAGGAACAGTATTTTCTCTTAGTACTGTATTTAAGATTGCAGATTGCGGTGATCAGTTTATCTTCTCTTACATGCAAGTCTCTCTATTTCAGACTTACGTGCATCAATAACCCTGTAGACAAAAGTTGAATTAACTCCTCCAGCGCAATTGTCAACAGCTCCGTTACAGGCCTGAGTGAAGTTTTGGAAGCATTTGTTAGGTGTCGATCCGTGCATGTCGAACTGCAGATCGGCGTTTACAGCGGTCCAGCATTCACCTGTTGGCGACAAGTAATAAATAGGTGATCAGATTGTTGGGTCttacatgttgcgtccgtttacaCACGCTTTTGCATGTTTTTGGAAGTTGTTTCACGATGTTTGAAAGTGAtcaaacttttgagccaacaactcccaacatttcctttgttccATGAACGCCGAAGCGCAGCGCCACCATGTTGGAGCCGTTTGCATAGcttttccaacattgttggggccacgcaCGCGCATTGCATATGGTCTCCATCGAGAAAGCAACGCATTAACatcttgaaaacaagatggcagtcGAATTTTATAAGTTTACATTGAAGTCTTATGGGTCATATCCTTCCCGTAATACACTGCACATCCTTACagtgttgggagttgttgcgtgcgtttgaacacaactgccaacaccatccaacatctgcagaacTAACATTCCAaacattgttgggagttgttttCGCGGAGCTTTACATGCATGCAAGTTTTCGTTACCTTGTTCGTGCACCCCAAACATACTGAACCCCCTTCGACGAGCCTCTCTGGCACACCTGCACAGAAATTTGGTAAATTCCCCAGGCCAGTTTGCGCCAGGTTCCAATATTCTTCCGTTGAATTTAGGACTGACTGGGTTAACTTGATTCAGCAGCTCGATGTCGAATGCGCGGTTCGAGGGGTTCTCGCCAAAACATCCGACAGATTGATAGGATAGCTCACAGGGGACATCTGGAAATTAAAGGGGTATTATTTCATACAATTAGTTACGGAAGCGATGGTGTAGTGAAGCTTTGAGTGAAGATGATatgtcaataggccatttccgagttcatgtctgcgtcctcttcaaagcgagtctacgtgcgaagtttttgtgttggtaattagttctactttacatatgaatgaaaactagttTTCGTAAGGAAAACCTCGCACTTACgtttgctttgaagaggaggcagacatgaactcggaaatggcctattgcttgGCAAGGGGCGAAATGACCACTGAAAAGAGAGGCAGGAATCGAAGCTGCGACCTCTATAACGCAGGTCGAATGTTCTATTTATTAAGCCTACGTACGAGAACTCCCGGTTGCCATGCTTCTGGATGACAAACGACAAAGATTTTTGTGGCTTCTTTGCAACTGTTTAAGTTTCTTCTTTAAGTGTGATGTGTCATGTTCAGTAAATCCGCAGTTCAAATGTAAATATACCTCTTCATCTTATGGCCCGTTTATATGGAGAGAAGTTGTCCCGACTAAGAGGGTCACCCTTCCAGCCTAATCAGCTTTAGCGAGCGGTTATATGAGGAGAGAATTGACCCTTTTGCTTGCCAGTCAAGAGGCATTTTCGTTCATTAGAATACTGGAAAGACAGCACTCGCGCACGCTCGCTTTGTCCTTGACCGAGTTGACCCGGAAAGGCGAGCCAAAATGTTTACATGGAAAAAAGTTGGCCGGGCTAGGAGAGTGACCCTACCGTCGAAAAAGGATGATCTGGTGAGGCGGGTCACCCTTCTAGCctagccattttttttttcatgtaaacgaTTTGTCGCgttttgtaaggaaatgtaGGAAAAGATGGCCTCCCCAGTTTAGCTCGGGTAGGCGGGTGAGCCTTCTACCAGGGACAACTTTTCTCCGTATAAACGGGGCCTTACACTCAGCTTTGCCCACGAGGGGATCATTACATCAGTCATGGTTTGGAGAAGTGAACTATTGACTTTCAATATGTTCAGCAGTTTTCAACTGGCTGTTGCAtgtgaaaccaaaatcaaagttCTGACAGGACAGAAGcaggaaatgaaataaaatcaaagaCAACTAGCTCACCTGAAAGGCGATAAACTGCGTTGGCAAAGTTTTTCCCCGCACAGAAGGCTTCGAAAGGTTTGCATGGTTCAAAGCACTTGTCCACACAGTTAATTGATATACCAAGCTTGCCATAGGTAACCTCACTCTGTGACCCACTCCAACATTCTCCTAGAAAAAAAATGACGAATAGCGTTTTATATTTAACATATAGATTCcgtaaaaatataataaaaaggttgacactggctaaaatattgtgttggacgtttcggcaactgctgttgccttcctcagcagggatgaaaaatgcaaaaatctaacggcgtcccgatggtacacgatgcgtataaatataaaatcgcacttcaaaagaatattttaaaaaatgaaataaacaacaaaaacgaAGGTCTCCAGAGCactctaaaatattttttttttacaaattctttatgTTATTGTAAACGTTTGGAAGTGCTATATGCTCGTTTATAGCGTTCGTATCTCGTAATGAATGCCAAGCCTCCAGAATAAGTCTTTGTCGCCATGCCGATGATCTGTCAACAATTTCGACGTTCATCAAGTCTATTTGGTGATTGTAGCGCATGTGGTGTTTGGCCAACAAAGAGTTTTCATCTAATGTTGCTATGGCCTTTGAGTGCTCTTTGACGCGTGTTTTTAGCGCGCGCGATGTCTGACCGATGTAGACACAATCACAATCtttgcatttgatcttatatacGATTCCTCTAGAGGCCTCCCTCTCGATTTTAGAGTGCTCTGGAGACCTTcgtttttattgtttatttcattttttaaaatattcttttgaagtgcgattttatatttatacgcatcgtgtaccatcgggacgccgttagatttttgcatttttcagccctgctgaggaaggcaacagcagttgccgaaacgtccaacacaatattttagccagtgtcaacctttttattatatttttaacatgCCTGGCTACACACCAAACATTTTTATATAGATTCCGTGTTGcggtgcgtctgttcagtagtaaaagggagcttaagcgcgcgacgtttttgagacgcgaacggcaaccggacgTGAACAGTTCACATGCTAGGATAGCAgtgtcccagatttttaaactaatcgtctagcaatataaatgtggttgcgtgaagacaagttaaaatggaaaacagcttacttccagttgccgtccgcgtccatttaacaaatttatcctgcgaaatcgcgcggaatatcgcgtgatacttagccgacgagggcgtaggccgagttggctaaaatcaggcgatattccacaagattgagcaggataattgttttattattcaacacatttataacaaagcacaattttctacgtttattgcaaaaaaaggtTGGAGAAACTACCGACACAAAATTACGTACATCGCgggatatctgttgagtacgcacgacgaatattgagcgtgctatgaccatatttggacattgccACAATGTTTTGGATAATAATACCTCTTAGAAAGCCTCCAAGAGAGGTGAAAATGATTGTCTACAGGAAACTCCGTGCAATAGATatggaatatttttcaaatgatCTTCTGCCTGTCATAGCTAAAGCACCTGTAAATAATCTATCTGAAATTACTGACCACTACAACAATGCACTTCGTCAAGTCGTGGACAAAAATGCTCCTGAAAAGTTAAAGTAATTACCATCATACCGGCTGCGGCCTGGTGTGGGCGCGTAAGAAACGCAGAAGAAAGCTTGAACGTCGTTGGGGCAAGACTAAATGCCCTCATGATTACAATGCATATGCAGTAC
The genomic region above belongs to Montipora capricornis isolate CH-2021 chromosome 5, ASM3666992v2, whole genome shotgun sequence and contains:
- the LOC138048814 gene encoding uncharacterized protein isoform X2; this translates as MAARYIGLLLLCCQLCYQGECWSDAPGSYDVNTFTPSTSCISDDYQQCGRLDRQCVGQQWTNFVFELASDCDQGFERIGCFKDNQQDPRPLPDYILTDRDPTLEIFEGNSIDWRNWDVYMPEFACRCAKTAKEKGHTTFGVQFYGECWSGSQSEVTYGKLGISINCVDKCFEPCKPFEAFCAGKNFANAVYRLSDVPCELSYQSVGCFGENPSNRAFDIELLNQVNPVSPKFNGRILEPGANWPGEFTKFLCRCAREARRRGFSMFGVHEQGECWTAVNADLQFDMHGSTPNKCFQNFTQACNGAVDNCAGGVNSTFVYRVIDAHIRRSLDEEEKVPDASEEEAGLFDVPEETASTAHKLRRTREEEFNGRKPYFLN
- the LOC138048814 gene encoding uncharacterized protein isoform X1; the encoded protein is MAARYIGLLLLCCQLCYQAESWQCSNCDVPYKAKGCYHDNPARVLKTQIINERDPKSNVFNGHRINWFDWNNYMAAFACRCAKAVMEKGWKIFGLQFYGECWSDAPGSYDVNTFTPSTSCISDDYQQCGRLDRQCVGQQWTNFVFELASDCDQGFERIGCFKDNQQDPRPLPDYILTDRDPTLEIFEGNSIDWRNWDVYMPEFACRCAKTAKEKGHTTFGVQFYGECWSGSQSEVTYGKLGISINCVDKCFEPCKPFEAFCAGKNFANAVYRLSDVPCELSYQSVGCFGENPSNRAFDIELLNQVNPVSPKFNGRILEPGANWPGEFTKFLCRCAREARRRGFSMFGVHEQGECWTAVNADLQFDMHGSTPNKCFQNFTQACNGAVDNCAGGVNSTFVYRVIDAHIRRSLDEEEKVPDASEEEAGLFDVPEETASTAHKLRRTREEEFNGRKPYFLN